One window of Legionella pneumophila subsp. pneumophila str. Philadelphia 1 genomic DNA carries:
- the grxC gene encoding glutaredoxin 3 has protein sequence MNEVILYTTGYCPYCIKAKELLDRKKVIYTEIRVDLQPELREEMIQKSGRRTVPQIFINGQAIGGCDDLYALEAQGTLNELLKK, from the coding sequence ATGAATGAAGTCATACTCTACACTACAGGCTATTGTCCTTATTGCATCAAAGCAAAAGAACTACTAGATAGAAAAAAGGTTATCTATACCGAAATCCGCGTCGATTTACAGCCTGAATTACGTGAAGAAATGATACAAAAAAGTGGCCGGCGTACAGTGCCTCAAATTTTCATTAATGGCCAGGCAATTGGTGGCTGCGATGATTTATATGCCCTGGAAGCCCAGGGAACATTAAATGAACTTTTAAAAAAATAG
- the secB gene encoding protein-export chaperone SecB, with product MTEQLNTNQQNDEAQFMIQRIYIKDLSYETPNTPAVFQQQWEPELKLDLNTTTTQLDKNVYEVVLTVTATVMNQKTTAFLVEVKQAGIFTIQGAAASQLDHLLHSFCPSILFPYAREAITSQVIRGSFPQLVLAPINFDALYMQQLEEKQKATGAKDETVSH from the coding sequence ATGACTGAACAACTGAATACCAATCAGCAAAATGATGAAGCTCAATTCATGATTCAACGAATCTATATCAAAGATTTATCCTATGAAACACCAAATACACCGGCTGTTTTTCAACAACAATGGGAACCAGAACTCAAACTGGATCTCAATACAACGACTACTCAACTGGATAAAAACGTTTATGAGGTGGTTTTAACTGTTACAGCCACTGTGATGAATCAAAAAACCACAGCATTTTTGGTTGAAGTAAAGCAAGCGGGCATCTTTACTATCCAAGGCGCCGCAGCAAGTCAGTTGGACCACTTGCTTCATAGCTTTTGCCCCAGCATCCTGTTCCCCTATGCTCGTGAAGCAATTACCTCGCAAGTCATTCGTGGCAGCTTCCCCCAATTAGTACTCGCACCGATTAATTTTGATGCTTTATATATGCAGCAGCTGGAAGAAAAACAAAAAGCAACTGGAGCTAAAGACGAGACTGTTTCTCACTAA
- the prmB gene encoding 50S ribosomal protein L3 N(5)-glutamine methyltransferase, whose amino-acid sequence MVMVDTLVSSYFSKETEELVTILDFLRFSLSCAENAQLFYGHGTDNAWDDMRSLILRSLSLPYDVDPFLLNARLTTSERKHLCNQLDKRINQRVPVPYLIKEAYFCDLPFYVDERVLIPRSPIGELINNQFSPWIEAERVHHVLDLCTGSGCIAIACCYAFPEAQVDAVDISNQALAVATINCERHDVGDQLALIESDCFTALSGKQYDLIVSNPPYVGKEEMQTLPDEYRHEPVLALETGNNGLAIIEKILKNAHAYLSEHGILVVEVGNSEEALCETYPMVPFTWLEMSNGGQGVFLLTKQQLEDYFK is encoded by the coding sequence ATGGTTATGGTTGATACGCTTGTGAGTAGTTATTTTAGCAAGGAAACAGAAGAACTGGTTACTATTCTGGATTTTTTACGGTTTAGTTTGTCTTGTGCAGAAAACGCGCAATTATTTTATGGCCACGGAACTGACAATGCTTGGGATGACATGAGATCCCTGATATTGAGAAGCTTGTCTTTACCATATGATGTTGACCCTTTTTTGTTGAATGCACGTTTAACAACCAGTGAACGCAAACATCTTTGTAATCAATTGGATAAACGAATTAATCAAAGAGTACCCGTACCTTATTTAATTAAGGAAGCCTATTTTTGCGATTTGCCTTTTTATGTTGACGAACGAGTGCTTATACCCAGATCACCAATAGGAGAGTTAATCAATAATCAATTTTCCCCTTGGATAGAAGCAGAACGAGTGCATCATGTTTTGGATTTATGTACCGGGAGTGGTTGTATAGCGATTGCCTGTTGTTATGCATTCCCTGAGGCTCAGGTGGATGCTGTGGATATTTCAAATCAAGCATTGGCTGTCGCTACTATCAATTGTGAACGTCATGATGTAGGCGATCAATTGGCACTGATTGAATCGGATTGTTTTACGGCACTGTCAGGTAAACAATATGATTTGATCGTGAGCAATCCTCCTTATGTGGGGAAGGAAGAGATGCAGACCCTGCCGGATGAATACCGCCATGAACCGGTTTTGGCATTGGAAACAGGAAATAATGGCTTGGCTATTATTGAAAAAATTTTAAAGAATGCTCATGCTTATTTAAGTGAACATGGGATTTTGGTAGTGGAAGTAGGTAATAGTGAAGAGGCTTTATGCGAGACTTATCCTATGGTTCCTTTTACCTGGCTTGAAATGAGCAACGGCGGGCAAGGGGTGTTTTTATTAACAAAACAGCAATTAGAAGACTATTTTAAATAA
- the aroC gene encoding chorismate synthase, which yields MSGNTFGALFTVTTFGESHGPAIGCVVDGCPPGMSLTEADIQPFLDKRKPGQSKYTTQRREEDKVQILSGVFDGKTTGAPIALLIQNTDQRSRDYEDIKNLFRPGHADFTYHYKYGHRDYRGGGRSSARETAARVAAGAIARLYLKRYLNLDIIGYLQQMGDLKLQFENENEINKNPFFCPNNKQIQELADYVDRLRRQGDSVGARVKILARGVPTGLGDPVFDKLDATLAYAMMSINAVKGVEIGAGFNAVEQLGSHHRDQMTAKGFLSNHAGGILGGIATGQPIEVSIALKPTSSITTPGQTINTEGEEVTVVTKGRHDPCVGIRAVPIAEAMMALVLMDHYLRHKAQCK from the coding sequence ATGTCAGGGAATACCTTTGGAGCGTTATTTACTGTAACAACCTTTGGTGAAAGCCACGGTCCTGCTATCGGATGTGTAGTCGATGGTTGTCCTCCCGGCATGTCTTTAACTGAAGCAGATATCCAACCTTTTTTAGACAAACGTAAGCCGGGTCAATCCAAATATACTACCCAGAGACGAGAGGAAGATAAGGTACAGATTCTTTCTGGTGTATTTGATGGGAAAACGACAGGAGCTCCCATTGCATTGCTGATACAGAATACTGATCAGCGTTCCCGGGATTATGAAGACATTAAAAATTTGTTCCGTCCAGGACATGCTGATTTTACCTATCATTATAAATATGGGCATAGAGATTATAGAGGGGGAGGCCGTTCTTCCGCTCGTGAGACAGCCGCACGAGTCGCTGCCGGTGCTATTGCCAGATTGTATTTAAAGCGTTATTTAAACTTGGATATTATTGGTTATTTACAACAAATGGGCGATTTGAAGTTACAGTTTGAAAATGAAAATGAAATCAATAAAAATCCCTTTTTTTGTCCTAATAATAAGCAAATTCAGGAGCTGGCTGATTATGTAGATCGTTTAAGACGCCAGGGTGATTCCGTTGGTGCTCGGGTAAAGATACTGGCACGGGGAGTGCCAACAGGATTGGGAGACCCTGTATTTGATAAACTGGACGCTACTCTTGCTTATGCAATGATGTCAATTAATGCTGTTAAAGGTGTTGAAATTGGAGCTGGTTTTAATGCAGTGGAGCAGTTAGGAAGTCATCATAGAGATCAGATGACTGCCAAGGGATTCTTGAGTAATCATGCCGGTGGTATTTTAGGAGGCATAGCGACAGGGCAACCCATCGAAGTGAGCATCGCTTTAAAGCCAACTTCAAGCATCACAACTCCAGGTCAGACCATTAATACTGAAGGTGAAGAGGTTACTGTAGTAACCAAAGGGCGTCATGATCCCTGCGTGGGGATAAGGGCTGTGCCAATTGCAGAGGCAATGATGGCTTTGGTGTTAATGGATCATTATTTACGGCATAAAGCACAGTGTAAATAA
- a CDS encoding rhodanese-like domain-containing protein has protein sequence MEKLGQFIINHWQLWLAFVVVVFLIFINEILSQRKKAKEVSPQSLVDLMNNGNAIVIDIRDKESFKNGHIINSMNVNPDDFEQQKMSKYKDKPIILVCARGLQSPTLAMKIRNQGYQPLVLSGGIQAWQNADLPLVKGK, from the coding sequence ATGGAAAAATTAGGTCAGTTCATCATCAATCATTGGCAACTCTGGCTCGCCTTTGTTGTGGTTGTATTTTTAATTTTCATTAATGAAATACTCTCTCAAAGAAAGAAAGCCAAAGAAGTTTCACCGCAATCCCTGGTTGATTTAATGAACAATGGAAATGCCATCGTAATCGACATACGCGACAAAGAATCATTCAAAAATGGCCATATCATTAATTCAATGAACGTAAATCCTGATGATTTTGAACAACAAAAAATGAGCAAGTACAAAGATAAACCCATTATCCTGGTCTGCGCACGAGGCTTACAATCTCCAACCCTAGCCATGAAAATCCGCAATCAAGGTTACCAACCCCTGGTTTTGAGTGGAGGAATTCAAGCCTGGCAAAATGCTGATCTTCCTTTAGTGAAGGGTAAATAA
- a CDS encoding Smr/MutS family protein has product MTDDFLSDEDKALFRHHMRSVKPLNEKTKRVKNPTQPTHEKKTTTFKSQPVPKEEYFLSDFIRDTVQPDTILSFSEPGIPNQRFRALKNGQIPWEAKLDLHGLKAEAARQALYDFIQTQSLNNKRCLLIIHGKGGHQGAPPVIKNLINRWLPQFSQVLAFHSALPKDGGLGAVYVLLKRNREKDEQGNY; this is encoded by the coding sequence ATGACTGATGATTTCCTGTCTGATGAGGATAAAGCTCTATTTCGTCATCATATGCGTTCTGTAAAACCATTAAACGAAAAAACAAAACGCGTAAAAAACCCCACGCAACCCACTCATGAAAAAAAAACCACAACTTTCAAGAGTCAGCCCGTACCCAAAGAAGAATATTTTTTATCTGATTTTATTCGTGACACTGTTCAACCCGATACTATTTTATCTTTTTCAGAACCAGGCATTCCCAATCAGAGATTCCGTGCACTAAAAAACGGACAAATTCCATGGGAGGCCAAGCTGGATTTACATGGATTAAAAGCTGAAGCAGCTCGCCAAGCGCTTTATGATTTTATCCAGACTCAGTCACTCAATAATAAACGCTGCTTACTCATTATTCACGGCAAAGGAGGCCATCAAGGCGCTCCCCCGGTAATAAAAAACCTAATCAATCGCTGGCTGCCACAATTTAGTCAAGTTCTGGCGTTCCACAGCGCTCTTCCAAAGGATGGAGGATTGGGAGCTGTGTACGTCTTATTAAAAAGAAACAGAGAAAAGGATGAACAGGGCAATTACTAG